One genomic window of Bactrocera dorsalis isolate Fly_Bdor chromosome 4, ASM2337382v1, whole genome shotgun sequence includes the following:
- the LOC105229772 gene encoding uncharacterized protein LOC105229772, with the protein MNKFTVIFVALALLGAVNAYGGGGGGGKYGGGGYGPGGGGGGFGPGGGGGGFGPGGGGGGGSGGGGGHGGGGGFGPGGGGGGFGPGGGGGGFGPGGGGGSGGGGGSGGGGGHGGGGSGGHSGGGGGFGPGGGGGGFGPGGGGGFGPGGGGGSGGGGGSGGGGGWGSGGGFGSGSSGGFGSSGGYGSSGGHGGYKKHGY; encoded by the exons ATGAACAAATTTACG GTGATTTTTGTTGCCTTAGCCCTTTTGGGCGCCGTTAATGCTtacggcggcggcggcggcggtggtaaATACGGTGGTGGTGGCTATGGACCaggcggcggcggtggtggcTTTGGTCCaggcggcggtggcggtggctTTGGTCCAGGAGGTGGAGGCGGTGGTGGCtctggtggtggcggtggccATGGTGGAGGCGGTGGATTCGGACCTGGAGGCGGTGGTGGTGGATTCGGCCCCGGAGGCGGTGGTGGCGGTTTTGGACCAGGCGGCGGTGGCGGCTCTGGCGGTGGTGGCGGctctggtggtggtggtggccaCGGTGGTGGTGGTAGTGGTGGACacagtggtggtggtggtggtttcGGACcaggtggtggtggtggtggtttcGGGCCAGGCGGCGGTGGTGGTTTCGGACCAGGCGGCGGTGGCGGCtctggcggtggtggtggctcCGGCGGTGGTGGTGGCTGGGGTTCAGGTGGCGGCTTCGGCTCGGGCAGTTCTGGCGGTTTCGGTTCAAGTGGTGGCTATGGCTCAAGTGGCGGCCATGGTGGCTACAAAAAGCATGGCTATTAG
- the LOC105229773 gene encoding FAD-linked sulfhydryl oxidase ALR, with translation MSKHDAYGTPAKPDNNCRTCTDFKYWSKQQRQIFHKADTPKEETTESSPASRDGCPLDKVALGRATWGLLHTMAAFYEDNPSDNQKRDMKTFLEVLSRVYPCEHCAKDFRKDLKEHPAQVNSQYEFSQWLCKFHNRVNVKLGKTQFDCSKVNERWRDGWLDGSCD, from the exons ATGTCCAAGCACGATGCTTATGGCACGCCTGCTAAGCCCGATAACAATTGTCGCACATGTACCGATTTTAAATATTGGTCAAAACAACAGCGGCAAATATTTCATAAGGCG GATACGCCAAAGGAGGAAACAACCGAAAGCAGTCCAGCCTCGCGAGATGGCTGCCCATTGGATAAAGTGGCACTAGGTCGTGCAACTTGGGGCTTATTACATACAATGGCGGCATTTTATGAAGATAATCCCTCTGATAATCAAAAGCGTGATATGAAAACATTTCTAGAAGTGCTGTCACGTGTCTATCCATGTGAACATTGTGCCAAAGATTTTCGCAAAGA CCTCAAAGAGCATCCGGCGCAGGTGAATTCACAATATGAATTCTCACAATGGCTGTGCAAATTCCATAACCGTGTCAATGTAAAGCTGGGTAAAACACAATTTGATTGTTCTAAGGTTAATGAGAGATGGCGAGATGGCTGGCTAGATGGTTCCTGTGATTGA
- the LOC105229776 gene encoding cytochrome c oxidase subunit 6B2, producing MSKKGKEKTMTYKMETAPFDPRFPNQNVTRYCYQSYIDYHRCQKVRGEKYEPCNYFKKVFSSMCPNAWVERWNDQRDEGTFPGRI from the coding sequence atgtctaaaaaaggcaaagaaaaaacCATGACGTACAAAATGGAAACAGCGCCCTTCGATCCACGCTTCCCCAACCAGAACGTGACTCGTTACTGCTATCAATCATACATTGACTACCATCGCTGTCAGAAGGTGCGTGGAGAAAAATACGAGCCATGCAACTACTTCAAGAAAGTATTCTCATCGATGTGCCCCAATGCTTGGGTGGAAAGATGGAACGATCAACGCGATGAGGGTACCTTCCCTGGCAGAATCTAA